In Natrinema amylolyticum, the following are encoded in one genomic region:
- a CDS encoding archaea-specific SMC-related protein — MSSPESVASSITVAAENIGGIDSTEVLLEPGVNVLTGRNATNRTSFLQTIMAALGSRRSSLKGDADTGHVELAFDDEQYTRYLERRNGEVVFDGDPYLDDPELADLFAFLLESNEARRAVRRGDDLRELIMQPIDTDEIEAEISQLETEKRDLDDRLEELSRLDSELPELESDRVALEDEIETTTERIEELEAELDAFDLDVEASRERKEEIESAFADLQEARTELESVEYDLETERESHAELERERDELEGELEAFDEEDESPDRLEGRIQELRNRKRSLDTTVSELQSVIRFNEERLADDGLELDLDLDESEGTSEADDGDITEQLLADSDEVVCWTCGSQVDRDRIESTLDRLRSLRQRKLSERSDLQEQIDDLSDRQKELRDRRRKRGEVETRLEAIEDELERRSQRIEELEADLEDQQARVDDLEDDAETFENAEYGEVIETHRELNRLELELEDLEDERDEVEARIEEIEAKIDERSALEERRETVEEELTDLRTRVDRIEANAVDAFNDHMESILSILEYRNIDRIWIERRETTVREGRRKVTRTAFDLHIVRTTEDGRTYEDTVDHLSESEREVTGLVFALAGYLVHDVHETVPFMLLDSLEAIDSNRIADLVEYFEEYVDCLVVALLREDAEPLADSYTYVEEI; from the coding sequence ATGTCATCTCCAGAGTCAGTCGCCTCATCGATCACCGTCGCGGCGGAGAACATCGGGGGCATCGACAGTACCGAGGTACTGCTCGAGCCCGGCGTGAACGTCCTGACCGGTCGGAACGCGACGAACCGGACGTCGTTCCTCCAGACGATCATGGCGGCGCTGGGCAGTCGACGATCGTCGCTGAAAGGCGACGCGGACACCGGGCACGTCGAACTGGCGTTCGACGATGAACAGTACACGCGATATCTCGAGCGGCGCAACGGCGAGGTCGTCTTCGACGGCGACCCGTACCTCGACGATCCGGAACTCGCCGATCTGTTCGCCTTCCTGCTCGAGTCCAACGAGGCTCGCCGCGCCGTCAGACGGGGCGACGATCTCCGCGAGCTCATCATGCAGCCGATCGATACCGACGAGATCGAAGCGGAGATCAGCCAGCTCGAGACCGAAAAGCGCGACCTCGACGACCGACTCGAGGAGCTCTCCCGGCTCGATAGCGAACTCCCGGAGCTCGAATCGGACCGCGTCGCGCTCGAGGACGAGATCGAGACCACGACCGAACGGATCGAGGAGCTCGAGGCCGAACTCGACGCGTTCGATCTCGACGTCGAGGCGAGCCGCGAGCGAAAGGAAGAGATCGAGTCGGCGTTCGCCGACCTGCAGGAAGCGCGAACCGAACTCGAGTCCGTCGAGTACGACCTCGAGACCGAGCGGGAGAGCCACGCCGAACTCGAACGGGAGCGCGACGAACTCGAGGGCGAACTCGAGGCGTTCGACGAGGAGGATGAGTCGCCGGACCGACTCGAGGGGCGAATCCAGGAGCTTCGCAATCGGAAGCGATCGCTCGACACGACGGTCAGCGAACTGCAGAGCGTGATCCGATTCAACGAGGAGCGACTCGCCGACGACGGGCTCGAGCTCGATCTCGACCTCGACGAGTCCGAGGGGACGTCCGAGGCGGACGACGGCGATATCACCGAACAGCTGCTTGCGGACTCGGACGAGGTCGTCTGTTGGACCTGTGGCTCTCAGGTCGACCGCGACCGGATCGAATCGACGCTCGATCGGTTGCGCTCGCTCCGCCAGCGAAAGCTCTCCGAACGGAGCGACCTCCAGGAGCAGATCGACGACCTCTCCGACCGACAGAAGGAACTTCGGGACCGACGTCGGAAACGCGGGGAGGTCGAAACGCGGCTCGAGGCGATCGAAGACGAACTCGAGCGGCGCTCCCAGCGCATCGAGGAGCTCGAGGCCGACCTCGAGGACCAGCAGGCGCGGGTCGACGACCTCGAAGATGACGCCGAGACGTTCGAAAACGCCGAGTACGGCGAGGTCATCGAGACCCACCGCGAACTGAACCGGCTCGAACTCGAACTCGAGGACCTCGAAGACGAACGCGACGAGGTCGAGGCCCGAATCGAGGAGATCGAGGCGAAGATCGACGAGCGCAGCGCCCTCGAGGAGCGCCGCGAGACGGTCGAGGAGGAGTTGACCGATCTCAGAACGCGCGTCGATCGGATCGAAGCGAACGCCGTCGACGCGTTCAACGACCACATGGAGTCGATCCTCTCGATCCTGGAGTATCGAAACATCGATCGCATCTGGATCGAACGCCGCGAGACGACGGTCCGAGAGGGGCGACGGAAGGTCACGCGGACCGCGTTCGATCTCCACATCGTCCGGACGACCGAGGACGGCCGGACCTACGAGGACACCGTCGACCACCTCTCGGAGAGCGAACGCGAAGTCACGGGGCTGGTCTTCGCCCTCGCGGGGTATCTGGTCCACGACGTCCACGAGACCGTCCCGTTCATGCTGCTCGACTCGCTCGAGGCGATCGATTCGAACCGGATCGCCGACCTCGTGGAGTACTTCGAGGAGTACGTCGACTGTCTCGTCGTCGCCCTGCTTCGCGAGGACGCCGAGCCGCTGGCGGACTCGTACACGTACGTCGAGGAGATTTAA
- a CDS encoding helix-hairpin-helix domain-containing protein — translation MCATFSPDDIDKTVENANGEVIGTVAEIEGDTAHVEPRSGVVDSIRVALGWKRAAGDTVVIREDAVETISDDVIRLESKPEEPETTHTDIDDDSRGSEGGKPNATGTDEPTPGTEVESDDTETAEPDVIVERGPDPDEADGTEPSEPVTEDDRTAPADPVEEMGGADELHPADESDDADEREGAADVHPAASTGDADAATESDVPVADDPLEAEERSEFDAPSAADEIVDTDARDGLEETRAIDETASADETASTDETASTDETASTDETASTDESDATETDEPVGTSAAGESTVIGGSNDADDSSEPSETGRAERTGAASSDSAGADGVPDEAASTVDMAAERGATDGARSTESDAASGEAADESGSAPATESADTDANANKIDRSVESDSFEDVSDGLDDADERPTEEMDLADELDTGIDIESTEAAADSGGSADAPETTAGERDLAEELDQGSDLESVAESDDSAGLEATADSKPSEETDLVDELDRGPDIEPVADVDRETGPDIDPETISGEQTRTEASVETADRRIVTEDDSDIDHRPAETAGEQDRAPLEDLESEPEESESEGTASDEPANDDRSRSATPLSAMLAAQRAALEPGRQAVELQQRLARNAVSEGVALQRQQLRLAETVASAPFELAAAMMGSRKSPSRGRLEESHAGPDRPDERVARDRTAALLERHVERLEELHRQLAADPDATHRRLELVDGLDSMYRQRLVDAGIDSLDDLARADSETVADAAEVTEKRAASWIEQADT, via the coding sequence ATGTGTGCAACGTTTTCGCCGGACGATATCGACAAAACGGTCGAGAACGCGAACGGTGAGGTGATCGGCACCGTCGCGGAAATCGAAGGCGACACCGCTCACGTCGAGCCACGTTCCGGCGTCGTGGATTCGATCAGGGTCGCCCTCGGCTGGAAACGGGCCGCCGGGGATACCGTCGTAATTCGTGAAGACGCAGTCGAAACGATTTCGGACGACGTGATTCGGCTCGAGTCGAAGCCCGAGGAGCCGGAGACGACGCATACCGATATCGACGACGACAGCCGAGGCTCCGAGGGTGGGAAACCGAACGCGACGGGAACCGATGAACCGACGCCCGGGACCGAAGTCGAATCCGACGATACCGAGACGGCCGAACCCGACGTCATCGTAGAGCGAGGTCCGGACCCCGACGAGGCGGACGGGACCGAACCCTCGGAGCCGGTTACGGAGGACGATCGAACCGCACCGGCTGATCCCGTCGAAGAGATGGGCGGCGCTGACGAACTGCATCCGGCCGACGAGAGCGACGATGCCGACGAACGGGAGGGAGCGGCGGACGTCCATCCGGCGGCGAGTACCGGCGACGCTGACGCCGCCACTGAATCCGACGTGCCGGTCGCGGACGACCCGCTCGAGGCCGAGGAGCGAAGCGAGTTCGACGCACCGAGCGCGGCCGACGAGATCGTCGATACCGACGCGCGGGACGGGCTCGAGGAGACCAGAGCGATCGACGAGACGGCATCGGCCGACGAGACGGCATCGACTGACGAGACGGCATCGACTGACGAGACGGCATCGACTGACGAGACGGCATCGACTGACGAGTCGGACGCGACGGAAACGGACGAACCCGTGGGAACGAGCGCGGCCGGTGAGAGCACCGTCATCGGCGGATCGAACGACGCTGACGACTCCTCGGAACCGTCAGAAACCGGCCGAGCGGAGCGAACGGGAGCCGCATCTTCGGACAGCGCCGGTGCGGACGGAGTCCCCGACGAGGCCGCGTCGACCGTGGATATGGCGGCCGAACGGGGCGCGACCGACGGGGCCCGGTCGACCGAAAGCGACGCTGCTTCGGGAGAGGCGGCGGACGAGAGCGGGTCGGCACCGGCGACAGAGTCCGCGGACACGGACGCGAACGCGAACAAGATCGATCGAAGCGTCGAGAGCGACTCCTTCGAAGACGTCAGCGACGGGTTGGACGACGCCGACGAGCGGCCGACAGAGGAGATGGATCTCGCGGACGAACTGGACACCGGAATCGATATCGAGTCGACCGAGGCGGCCGCCGACTCCGGGGGGTCCGCGGACGCCCCAGAAACGACCGCCGGAGAGAGGGATCTCGCCGAGGAACTCGACCAGGGATCCGATCTCGAGTCGGTCGCGGAGAGCGACGACAGTGCCGGACTCGAGGCGACTGCGGACTCGAAGCCGTCCGAAGAGACGGATCTGGTCGACGAATTGGATCGGGGACCGGACATCGAGCCGGTCGCCGATGTCGACCGCGAGACGGGTCCCGATATCGATCCCGAGACCATCAGTGGGGAGCAGACTCGAACTGAGGCCAGCGTCGAGACGGCCGACCGGCGAATCGTCACCGAGGACGACTCCGATATCGATCACCGGCCGGCCGAGACGGCCGGTGAGCAGGATCGTGCGCCACTCGAGGACCTCGAGAGCGAACCCGAAGAGAGCGAATCCGAAGGAACGGCGTCAGACGAGCCCGCAAATGACGATCGGAGCCGATCCGCCACTCCGCTGTCGGCCATGCTCGCCGCCCAACGAGCGGCACTGGAGCCGGGCAGACAGGCCGTCGAACTCCAGCAGCGACTCGCTCGAAACGCCGTCTCTGAAGGGGTGGCACTGCAGCGCCAGCAGTTGCGACTCGCCGAGACGGTCGCCAGCGCCCCCTTCGAACTCGCCGCCGCGATGATGGGTTCGAGAAAGAGCCCGTCTCGGGGCCGGCTCGAGGAATCGCATGCGGGACCGGATCGGCCCGACGAGCGAGTCGCTCGGGACCGGACGGCGGCCCTCCTCGAGCGACACGTCGAACGGCTCGAGGAACTGCACCGGCAGTTAGCGGCCGATCCCGACGCCACGCACCGGCGACTCGAACTCGTCGACGGACTCGATTCGATGTACCGCCAGCGGCTCGTCGACGCGGGGATCGACTCGCTCGACGACCTCGCACGAGCCGACAGCGAGACGGTCGCCGACGCGGCCGAGGTCACCGAGAAGCGAGCGGCGAGCTGGATCGAGCAGGCCGATACGTGA
- the rdfA gene encoding rod-determining factor RdfA, translating to MTDDSSGGRRTKVERVMDRYDLEEWGERLEAEWVGDGTERTSLRDLATEFNQAVLRAAVREAGSSVLDTDIDSLYRTLTDDDVSRSDAVRKRRELERSGVDIDDVRSDFVTHQTIYTYLTNVRDASLPEEDPEDRIERKKETVQRLAGRTQVITESTLEELGNAGEITDREYEVFVDVRTICGNCGADYPIAELLDQGGCDCETADAE from the coding sequence ATGACAGACGATTCGAGCGGCGGCCGACGAACGAAGGTCGAGCGAGTGATGGACCGGTACGACCTCGAGGAGTGGGGAGAACGTCTGGAGGCCGAGTGGGTCGGTGACGGGACGGAGCGGACGAGTCTCCGCGATCTCGCGACCGAGTTCAATCAGGCCGTGCTCCGGGCGGCCGTACGCGAGGCGGGCTCGTCCGTCCTCGATACGGACATCGACTCGCTCTATCGCACGCTGACGGACGACGACGTGTCGCGATCCGACGCGGTTCGGAAACGGCGCGAACTCGAGCGCTCGGGCGTCGATATCGACGACGTCCGCTCCGACTTCGTCACGCACCAGACGATCTATACGTATCTCACGAACGTCCGCGACGCCTCCCTCCCGGAGGAAGACCCCGAGGATCGCATCGAACGGAAGAAAGAGACCGTCCAGCGCCTCGCCGGCCGCACACAGGTTATCACGGAATCGACGCTCGAGGAACTCGGGAACGCCGGCGAGATCACGGATCGGGAGTACGAAGTGTTCGTCGACGTTCGAACGATTTGCGGGAACTGCGGCGCTGACTATCCGATCGCCGAACTGCTCGATCAGGGCGGCTGTGATTGCGAGACTGCCGACGCCGAGTAA
- the gfo6 gene encoding D-xylose 1-dehydrogenase Gfo6, translated as MLDWIDNYEERTWQTTESGTVRYALLGLGWWTIDVALPAIESSELGEVTTLVSSSTEKATRLADENDVARGISYDEFHDGEASDEYDAVYVGTPNAYHLEYVETAADLDKAVLCEKPMEATVERAEAMVEACEAADVPLMIAYRMQTDPAVRRARELIADGFLGEPVSVYGHNSQPLLEMIPDPDQWRLDPDLSGYGTSVMDLGIYSINTTRFLLGRDPVSVHSEMASSHEAFAEMPDERASSLLVFEDDVQMISTSSQNAHEDTHLKITGTAGQIELRPAFHGECSLHLSRGDLSITIEHDSFDAEREMEEEFDYFADRLLGDEEIYPDGRHGLQDMRIIETLHESAERGEPLDL; from the coding sequence ATGCTCGATTGGATCGATAACTACGAGGAGCGAACCTGGCAGACGACCGAGAGCGGCACCGTCAGATACGCCCTACTGGGCCTGGGCTGGTGGACGATCGACGTCGCGCTGCCGGCGATCGAATCGTCGGAACTGGGCGAGGTGACGACGCTCGTCAGCAGTTCGACGGAGAAAGCGACGCGGCTCGCCGACGAGAACGACGTGGCGCGCGGGATCAGTTACGACGAGTTCCACGACGGCGAAGCGAGCGACGAGTACGACGCTGTCTACGTCGGAACGCCGAACGCCTACCACCTCGAGTATGTCGAGACCGCGGCCGACCTGGACAAGGCCGTCCTCTGTGAGAAGCCGATGGAAGCGACCGTCGAGCGCGCCGAAGCGATGGTCGAGGCCTGCGAAGCCGCGGACGTCCCGCTGATGATCGCCTACCGCATGCAGACCGATCCCGCGGTCCGGCGAGCCCGCGAGCTGATCGCGGACGGGTTCCTCGGCGAGCCGGTCTCGGTCTACGGCCACAACAGTCAGCCGCTCCTCGAGATGATCCCCGATCCGGACCAGTGGCGACTCGATCCTGATCTGAGCGGCTACGGGACCTCGGTGATGGATCTGGGGATCTACTCGATCAACACGACGCGATTCCTGCTCGGGCGCGACCCGGTCAGCGTCCACTCCGAGATGGCCTCGAGCCACGAAGCCTTCGCGGAGATGCCCGACGAGCGCGCCTCGTCGCTGCTGGTCTTCGAGGACGACGTCCAGATGATCTCGACCTCGAGCCAGAACGCTCACGAGGATACGCACCTCAAGATCACGGGGACGGCGGGGCAGATCGAACTGCGACCGGCGTTCCACGGGGAGTGTTCGCTCCACCTCTCGCGCGGTGATCTCTCGATCACGATCGAGCACGATAGCTTCGACGCCGAACGCGAGATGGAAGAGGAGTTCGACTACTTCGCCGACCGCCTCCTCGGTGACGAGGAGATCTATCCCGACGGCCGACACGGCCTGCAGGACATGCGCATCATCGAGACCCTCCACGAGTCCGCCGAGCGGGGCGAGCCGCTCGACCTCTAG
- a CDS encoding SRPBCC family protein → MSDRSSETIPIESRGGESARPRSESGRSSGRGRRLATAAVGGMLVVAGLRRRSLGGAAMAIGGGWLVVRGVSGRRPLRDRATEMTGEPDESATGAAGGPVTVERSVTVGAPADELAAYWRDPERLTRIMGPVAEVTGAGEDRHHWEVQTPRGPNLTWETELTDGESEPDLRWETLEGAMIANEGSVRFRPAPGDRGTQVTLRWRFDPPGGTIGTALLERLGIVPETIAEKVLNRFKSLAETGEIPTLEENPSARGSGDLL, encoded by the coding sequence ATGAGCGACCGGTCGTCGGAGACGATACCGATCGAATCACGGGGCGGCGAGAGCGCTCGACCTCGCTCCGAGTCGGGACGCTCGAGCGGTCGCGGCAGACGGCTGGCCACCGCGGCCGTCGGAGGGATGCTCGTCGTCGCCGGTCTCAGACGGCGATCGCTCGGCGGTGCGGCGATGGCGATCGGCGGCGGGTGGCTCGTCGTTCGCGGCGTCAGCGGACGCCGCCCGCTCCGAGACCGGGCGACGGAGATGACGGGTGAACCGGACGAATCCGCGACCGGAGCCGCCGGTGGGCCGGTGACGGTCGAACGATCCGTCACGGTCGGTGCGCCCGCGGACGAGCTCGCGGCGTACTGGCGCGACCCCGAGCGACTAACGCGGATCATGGGCCCCGTCGCCGAGGTGACCGGTGCCGGCGAGGATCGCCACCACTGGGAGGTTCAGACGCCCCGCGGACCCAATTTGACCTGGGAGACGGAGCTTACGGACGGCGAGTCCGAACCGGATCTACGTTGGGAGACGCTCGAGGGAGCGATGATCGCCAACGAGGGCAGCGTCCGGTTCCGGCCGGCACCGGGCGATCGAGGCACGCAGGTAACGCTTCGGTGGCGGTTCGACCCGCCGGGTGGCACCATCGGTACCGCGCTGCTCGAGCGACTGGGGATCGTTCCCGAAACGATCGCCGAGAAGGTACTCAATCGGTTCAAGAGCCTCGCCGAGACCGGCGAGATTCCGACCTTAGAAGAGAATCCGTCCGCACGCGGGAGCGGCGACCTGCTCTGA
- a CDS encoding NADP-dependent malic enzyme: MDEDALEYHRTDPPGKIEIATTKPTNTQRDLSLAYSPGVAAPCREIDADAGEAYQYTTKGNLVGVVSNGSAVLGLGDIGAQASKPVMEGKGVLFKRFADIDVFDIELDLDDPDAFVESIAAMEPTFGGINLEDIAAPDCFEIEERLRERLSIPVFHDDQHGTAIISGAALLNAVEISGKDLADLQVTFAGAGAAAVATAKFYVSLGVRRENITMVDIDGILTTERAESGDLDEYSRQFARDHPGDDLADAMAGADVFVGLSAGGIVSQEMVQSMADDPIIFAMANPDPEIGYEEAKQARDDTVIMATGRSDYPNQVNNVLGFPFIFRGALDVRATEINEEMKVAAAHALADLAKQDVPDSVVKAYGDQPLQFGPDYIIPKPLDARVLFELAPAVARAAIESGAARVEPDIDEYVERLEARLGKSREMMRVVLNKAKSDPKRIALAEGTDETIVRAASQMVERGIAKPILIGDEDEIRSTVANLGLELDPAVVDPESGDYEGYAEHLYERRKRNGVTRREAESMIRDDTNYFGSVMVDRGDADAMLTGLTNHYPSALRPPLQVIGTADDADYAAGVYMLTFKNRVIFVADATVNQAPGEDVLEEVTRHTADLARRFDVEPRAALLSYSDFGSVDNEGTRKPREAARRLRGDPDVEFPVDGEMQADTAVLEEMLTGTYEFSDLEKPANVLVFPNLEAGNIGYKLLQRLGGADAIGPMLVGMDEPVHVLQRGDEVKDIVNLAAVATVDAQDDED; the protein is encoded by the coding sequence ATGGACGAAGACGCGCTCGAGTATCACAGGACCGACCCGCCGGGAAAGATCGAAATCGCGACCACGAAGCCGACGAACACGCAACGGGACCTCTCGCTCGCGTACTCGCCGGGCGTCGCCGCGCCGTGTCGAGAGATCGACGCGGACGCGGGCGAGGCCTACCAGTACACGACGAAGGGGAACCTCGTCGGCGTCGTTTCGAACGGCTCGGCCGTGCTCGGCCTCGGCGACATCGGTGCACAGGCCTCCAAACCCGTTATGGAGGGGAAAGGCGTCCTGTTCAAGCGCTTCGCGGATATCGACGTCTTCGATATCGAACTCGACCTCGACGATCCGGACGCGTTCGTCGAGTCGATCGCCGCGATGGAGCCGACCTTCGGCGGGATCAACTTAGAGGACATTGCGGCTCCGGACTGTTTCGAGATCGAAGAACGACTTCGCGAGCGCCTGTCGATCCCGGTGTTCCACGACGACCAGCACGGTACCGCCATCATCAGCGGTGCCGCCCTGCTCAACGCCGTCGAGATCTCCGGCAAAGACCTCGCGGATCTCCAAGTCACGTTTGCCGGCGCGGGCGCGGCTGCGGTCGCGACGGCCAAGTTCTACGTCTCGCTAGGCGTCCGCCGGGAGAACATCACGATGGTCGATATCGACGGTATCCTGACGACCGAGCGGGCCGAATCCGGCGACTTAGACGAGTACAGCCGCCAGTTCGCTCGAGACCATCCCGGGGACGACCTCGCGGACGCGATGGCGGGTGCAGACGTCTTCGTCGGCCTCTCGGCCGGCGGCATCGTCAGCCAGGAAATGGTACAGTCTATGGCCGACGATCCGATTATCTTCGCGATGGCGAACCCCGATCCGGAGATCGGGTACGAGGAAGCCAAACAAGCCCGCGACGACACGGTCATCATGGCCACCGGCCGATCGGATTACCCCAATCAGGTCAACAACGTCCTCGGATTCCCGTTCATTTTCCGCGGCGCGCTCGACGTGCGCGCGACCGAGATTAACGAGGAGATGAAGGTCGCCGCCGCCCACGCGTTGGCCGATCTCGCCAAACAGGACGTGCCCGATTCCGTGGTCAAAGCCTACGGCGATCAACCGCTGCAGTTCGGGCCCGACTACATCATTCCGAAGCCCCTCGACGCCCGCGTCCTCTTCGAACTCGCACCGGCAGTCGCGCGGGCGGCAATCGAGTCGGGCGCGGCCCGCGTCGAGCCCGATATCGACGAGTACGTCGAACGGCTCGAGGCGCGTCTGGGCAAGTCCCGGGAGATGATGCGGGTCGTCCTCAACAAGGCAAAATCCGATCCCAAGCGGATCGCACTTGCCGAGGGAACCGACGAGACGATCGTGCGAGCGGCGTCCCAGATGGTCGAACGAGGAATCGCGAAGCCGATCCTGATCGGCGACGAAGACGAGATCCGCAGTACTGTCGCGAACCTCGGCCTGGAACTCGATCCGGCCGTCGTCGATCCCGAGAGCGGCGACTACGAGGGGTACGCCGAGCACCTCTACGAGCGCCGAAAGCGAAACGGCGTCACCCGCCGCGAGGCCGAATCGATGATCCGCGACGACACCAACTACTTCGGCAGCGTCATGGTCGACCGCGGCGACGCCGATGCGATGCTCACCGGGTTGACGAACCACTATCCGTCGGCGCTCCGGCCGCCCCTGCAGGTGATCGGCACGGCGGACGACGCCGACTACGCGGCCGGTGTCTACATGCTGACGTTCAAGAACCGCGTTATCTTCGTCGCCGACGCGACGGTCAATCAGGCCCCCGGCGAGGACGTCCTCGAGGAAGTGACTCGTCACACCGCCGACCTGGCTCGCCGGTTCGACGTCGAGCCCCGCGCCGCCCTGCTCTCGTACTCGGACTTCGGCAGCGTCGACAACGAGGGGACCCGAAAGCCTCGCGAGGCGGCCCGCCGCCTCCGCGGGGACCCCGACGTCGAGTTCCCCGTCGACGGCGAGATGCAGGCCGACACCGCCGTCCTCGAGGAGATGCTGACCGGTACCTACGAGTTCAGCGATCTGGAGAAGCCGGCGAACGTGCTCGTGTTCCCGAACCTCGAGGCCGGGAACATCGGCTACAAGCTGCTCCAGCGGCTGGGCGGTGCGGACGCCATCGGTCCGATGCTGGTCGGGATGGACGAGCCGGTCCACGTCCTCCAGCGAGGTGACGAGGTCAAGGATATCGTGAACCTCGCGGCCGTGGCGACGGTGGACGCACAGGACGACGAGGACTGA
- a CDS encoding MATE family efflux transporter, with amino-acid sequence MPNPLRWLLLSIGSLLARSGMVDQRRVERTTDLAWPRIVTGIARMSKSAADVAMVGIALGPAAIAGVGFATPFWSIAFAVGGGIAGATISLVSQRYGARATEKLSLAVTTSALVVVAITVPLAVLYWTVPERLIGLVGNDAASIAYGADYLRVLALGVPFAAVNLIASRTLVGADDAWTPMTLRAGGAVVNVAVNAVLLFVLEWGVVGAAIGTVLANVLVLAAFVTGFTVGRLPLIGEFPVTIDLSQPYTTLQDVRNVIDIGTPLVFTNVARRGAQFPMLAIVALFGPNVVAAYVVARRVRDLMDTPGWGFSLASSSLVGQELGTGDEGDADTYGREVLRFGTVVYLFSAVVVLLFAERVGRLFVDDPSILPLVTTFIVVACVSVVFRGISGGATGPLRASGDTRWPFYGQVLGLYVFALPVAALGAVSIPVGPLEAVTPLGIGALYAALILETLVPAVVTYYRFAAGHWKVISRGYRPESTPGD; translated from the coding sequence GTGCCGAATCCGCTCCGCTGGCTCCTGCTCTCGATCGGGTCCCTGCTCGCGCGGTCGGGGATGGTCGACCAGCGGCGCGTCGAGCGGACGACCGATCTCGCCTGGCCGCGGATCGTCACCGGCATCGCCCGGATGTCGAAGTCCGCGGCGGACGTAGCGATGGTCGGGATCGCGTTGGGACCCGCGGCGATCGCCGGCGTCGGCTTCGCGACCCCGTTCTGGTCGATCGCGTTCGCCGTCGGGGGCGGAATCGCCGGCGCGACGATCAGTCTCGTCTCGCAGCGCTACGGCGCACGGGCGACCGAGAAGCTGTCGCTGGCGGTGACGACCAGCGCGCTCGTCGTCGTCGCGATCACCGTTCCCCTCGCGGTCCTCTACTGGACCGTTCCCGAGCGACTGATCGGACTCGTCGGAAACGACGCGGCGTCGATCGCCTACGGGGCGGACTATCTCCGCGTCCTCGCCCTCGGCGTGCCCTTCGCCGCCGTGAACTTGATCGCCAGCCGGACGCTCGTCGGTGCCGACGACGCGTGGACGCCGATGACGCTCCGGGCCGGCGGCGCAGTCGTCAACGTCGCCGTCAACGCCGTCCTCCTGTTCGTCCTCGAGTGGGGCGTCGTCGGCGCGGCGATCGGGACGGTCCTGGCGAACGTCCTCGTCCTGGCGGCGTTCGTCACCGGGTTCACCGTCGGTCGGCTCCCCCTGATCGGGGAGTTCCCCGTGACGATCGACCTCTCGCAGCCGTATACGACCCTCCAGGACGTCCGAAACGTGATCGACATCGGGACGCCGCTGGTGTTTACGAACGTCGCCCGACGAGGCGCGCAGTTCCCGATGCTCGCCATCGTCGCGCTGTTCGGGCCGAACGTGGTGGCCGCTTACGTCGTCGCGCGCCGCGTCCGAGATCTGATGGACACGCCGGGCTGGGGCTTCTCGCTGGCCTCGAGCAGTCTCGTCGGGCAGGAACTCGGGACCGGCGACGAGGGTGACGCCGACACGTACGGCCGGGAAGTCCTCCGGTTCGGAACCGTCGTGTATCTCTTCAGCGCGGTCGTCGTCCTCCTCTTCGCCGAACGGGTCGGGCGGCTCTTCGTCGACGATCCGTCGATCCTGCCGCTGGTGACCACCTTCATCGTCGTCGCCTGCGTGAGCGTCGTCTTCCGCGGCATCAGCGGCGGTGCGACCGGTCCGCTCCGCGCGAGCGGCGACACCCGCTGGCCGTTCTACGGACAGGTGCTCGGACTCTACGTCTTCGCGCTTCCCGTGGCCGCTCTCGGGGCCGTCTCGATCCCCGTCGGTCCCCTCGAGGCCGTCACGCCGCTGGGAATCGGCGCGCTCTACGCGGCGCTGATCCTCGAGACGCTCGTTCCCGCCGTCGTCACGTACTACCGGTTCGCCGCCGGCCACTGGAAGGTCATCAGTCGCGGCTATCGGCCCGAGTCCACACCGGGTGATTGA